A part of Gossypium hirsutum isolate 1008001.06 chromosome A07, Gossypium_hirsutum_v2.1, whole genome shotgun sequence genomic DNA contains:
- the LOC107944107 gene encoding protein XRI1, translating to MDYNYDQEPWNWHGDQKNNDFGASEGAWTQVTLNEEDLSYMFVEATPVKECGDLSYHVTQNDDISKESEEKRETASQVKRRRMLQFDTHAVDSSLICEEMPSAFLKSRERDDMIEEILPDASEWVAGLSEDASASSYDGLDQSCEGWLAEYFNDPELLLSSDDMNLTGASNVQIDTSELCNAQPESGADAVQKQATRTLGNVVLKGRKSFIRMPPKVASSVAYPFAFIKPCGFHGDVTLKDINQRIRTPPPSKSKQSNEDLADAFPTSAFSGKPVVGKTKIRTEGGKGTITIMRTKG from the exons atggattACAACTATGATCA GGAGCCATGGAATTGGCATGGAGATCAAAAGAACAACGATTTTG GTGCTTCCGAAGGTGCATGGACTCAAGTGACCTTGAACGAGGAAGACCTTTCCTACATGTTTGTTGAAGCAACCCCTGTTAAGGAATGTGGGGATCTGTCATACCATGTTACTCAAAATG ATGATATAAGTAAGGAATCAGAGGAAAAGAGGGAGACTGCTTCACAAGTTAAAAGGCGTAGAATGCTTCAATTTGACACTCATGCAGTAGATTCTTCCCTTATCTGTGAAGAGATGCCATCCGCATTCCTAAAATCAAGG GAGAGGGATGATATGATTGAAGAGATCTTGCCCGATGCATCTGAGTGGGTTGCTGGTTTATCAG AAGATGCATCAGCCTCCAGTTATGATGGCCTAGATCAGTCATGTGAAGGGTGGCTTGCTGAATACTTTAATGACCCGGAGCTGCTTCTTAGCTCTGATGATAT GAATCTGACTGGGGCATCCAATGTTCAAATTGATACTTCAG AGTTGTGCAATGCCCAACCTGAGTCTGGAGCTGATGCGGTTCAAAAGCAGGCAACTCGGACGCTTGGAAATGTTGTTCTCAAAG gtAGGAAGTCTTTCATCCGAATGCCCCCTAAGGTAGCATCATCTGTTGCCTACCCATTTGCTTTCATTAAACCCTGTGGTTTCCATGGAGATGTCACCCTGAAGGATATAAATCAGCGAATCCGAACTCCGCCAccatcaaaatcaaaacaaagcAATGAAGATCTTGCTGATGCTTTCCCTACTTCTGCTTTTTCTGGGAAGCCTGTTGTCGGCAAAACTAAAATTCGTACTGAAGGAGGAAAAGGCACCATCACAATTATGAGAACCAAAGGCTGA